Below is a window of Penaeus monodon isolate SGIC_2016 chromosome 13, NSTDA_Pmon_1, whole genome shotgun sequence DNA.
CGGGACCTCGGctttagtaatttttttcttatattttgcaataacttGTTTATTTTCCCTTGGTGATTAGAAACAAAATCGAGGTCTGGGAAAGGCGAgtggttgggggggtgaggggtggaggggtggaggtgggggtacgGGATTCAAATAACGAGAATGTATAAAGGATGGTCATCGCTGACTTAATATTACGTTTCTGACTCTGATTTTTGTGGCACAATGCATTCTCTTGTCTTTCAATGTTGATGTAAGGTTTAAAAGCTAGAGTTTCATTTGTTTGAGCTGTACCAAAATTCATCGAAAATATAACAAAGATTTCAACTGATGACTGGCATCCTCACTCGCAATGGCTTCGGAGGCAACGGTAACGGCTTCGGGGCGCCTCGTCCTCCCAGCAACGAGTATGCGCCCCTAAGTAACACATATGGCACGCCCAATGGAGCCCATGGAGTAGACCCTGAGGTTGGCGCTTTGGCTGAGAACATTCCTCCCCGGCGAGGACTACCCATCTTGGCTTCCGTGCCCGACAACGGCTAATCATGCGATGCTCAGGCGGTGCAAGGTTATTACGCCGACACTCAAGCCGGCTGCCAGGTGTTCCATATCTGCCAGGACCGCGCCCTCAGGCGCCAACAGGACTCGTTCCTGTGCCCCAACGGTAccatcttcaaccagcagtacctggtatgtgactggtggttcaacgtggactgtTTGCAAGCTGAGAGCTTCTACTCCGTCAACGAACTCAGCGTTGGCTATGGCTATGTGGACATGGAAATGGAAACGGAATGAAATAAAATCTTttcatgtatgttttattatctcGAATGAAATTCACCTTACTCAGATCTGGTATttcttaaagacaaaaaaaagaaaaaaagaaaagaaaaaagagagagagagagagaaaaaaaaaagccttgccTGTAGCTTCGAATCTACTTTAAATGTTCTAATAATAAACACGAGATATAACTTACATTGTATCCCTTTCatcgccataaaaaaaaactattttttcactCAAATTCCagtacatttattaatatttcgaGTCTAGTGGACGCTTCGCCTGTGTTATTGCTGCTTCTCATGTATTTACCCCTCTGTCTAGCCACGGTATGATTCCAATCCATTCGAATAATTCAACAAGCTTACCACAGTCATTCACAAGCTAATCAAAGGCACATACTTATGCGCATGTTATATTTAAATGTTCAGGTAATAACAGAAGGAATGCAAAAGCATTATGGTCAAACTTACATTGTTTTGCGGAGATGACAAGCGAGGTATAGGACTGTtaacgttttataattatattactataaattttgGTGGGAAAGTGACTCTTCTCGTCAAATGCATTTAGGTCGAATTTTCTCAGTGGTCATAGCATACTTATTTGAAGACAAAATATGAGAAAATTCGACCAAAATGCATTTGACAAGAAAAATGGATATATGTGTAGGCCTAAGtatgtgtacgcgtgcgtgtgtccacgtgtacgtatgtgcgagtgtgtgttgaCATGTATTTgtaagagagacagaatgagagttATTGTAAATATTTCATAGAGCTGAAAACTTTCCATATAACTTATAAATTACGACCATAGCATTTAAAGTCGGTTGTAGCTGCCATATCATTTTAGGCTTATTTTATTCTGCTCCCAAACTCTCATTTGTTAGTCACGAAATTGCTGGGAAATATGCTCGTGTTGCACCTCTCCATACCAGAAGAAACACTATTAGTTAAAATTCTATTCAGAACGAATTTGAAGGATGAAAGGATATACATTTTTGACAATTAATTTATTTGAAATTTGATATGAATATCAATCCACAGACTTTGACAAAAGATCATTCCAGGCTATTCGATCCGCGCTCTTTACAATATTAAATTCAGATGAGATGATTTTAGGCACGTTGGCCTATTTTGATTTTTGTGCTATAATTATCAAAGGAAGACTGTACTGCTCATCTCGCTCTTTCGTaatgttacacacatacacaaacatacttgcatatatgtgtgtgtgtgtgtacatttatgtgtataagtatgtatgtatatatgcacacacacacaacaaacacatatgtgtgtatatatagagatagataaaagatatagatatatgtgtgtgtataagtatgtatgtatgtctatatacatacatacatatatgtagacacacacatatatgcgtgtgtgtgtgtatgtatatatgtgtgtgtgtgtgtttatgtgtacacttatgtatatatctgtcaatccacacacacacacacacacacacacacacacacacacacacacacacacacacacacacatatatatatatatatatatatatatatatatatatatatatatatatatatacatacatacatacatacatacatgcatatatacacacactcatatatatatatatatatatatatatatattatatattatacacacacacacacacacacacacacacacacacacacacacacacacacacacacacacacacacacacacatatatatataatatacatatatatatatatatatatatatatatatatatatatattatatatatacatacatacatacatacatacatagacacacacacacacacacacacacaacacacaaacatatatatatatatatatatataatatatataatatatatatatatatatattatatttcatattttccttttaaatgaaaTGGTAGGGATATAATGCAAAGGTCTTTCGCTGTAACATAATACTGATGAAGCTGAAACGTGTAAAGCTGTACCATTTCGCCTCaacccatacacgcacacacgctcacacacacatacacatatatacatattgtatatatatattattgtatatatatatatatatatatatatatatatatatatatatatatatatatatatatatatatatacacacgtgtgtgtgtatatatataaatatatacataaacatatacatacacatacacgtacacgtacacatacaaatacacatacatacatacatacactgcataaatacatagatacatgcacacacacacacacacacacacacacacacacacacacacacacacacacacacacacacacatatatatatacatatatatatacatatatagatacatatattatatatatatatatatatatatatatatatatatatatatatatatatatatatatatatacatatatacatacacatatatacatacatacacatatatacatacatatatatatgtatatatatatatatatatatatatatatatatatatatatatatatatgcgtgcgtgcgtgtgtgtgtgtccttacatTTTTTAacacgtgtgcgtgtatgggttGAGGCATTTCGTGTGATTCTAAATGGTACAGATAAACGTTTCAGCTCCATCAGTATTATGCTAATGGCAAGTAGGTGATGATAACTGCATTGATAATTTATCTTTAACAATCACTTAAGTCAATAAACGAAATGATTAAAACGTACACAAGGATACGccaataataattttcttaaagTGTTTCCGCAAATTTAACTATGGGATTACCATTACATTGCATCTATAGTAGTGACTCTGTACAATTAAGATCGGCTATTTCATCAGCACACTAACATGCTAACTTTGCTGGTTAGTGTCTATATTATGAAAtgattttattactgtatttcaacaacagtagcagtaataatgataataatgaatatcgatgatgataatcataatctattcatttttgttgttttcgacAGCTATTCTTTGTGTAGTTGTGGTGGACACTCACAATGGCTTCGGAGGCAACGGCAACGGCTTCGGAGCGGTTTTATCCCAGCAACGGGTATGCGCCCCCaagtaacatatatgatatactcaATGGCGCCTATAGAATAGATCCTGAGATTGGCGCTTTGGCTGGGAACATTCCCGGGGGCGGTGTCCCCGGCGAGGACTACCCCATCTTGGCTTCCGTGCCCGACACAGGCTTCTCGTGCGATGCCCAGGCGGTGCAAGGTTATTACGCCGACACTGCGCCTGAAGCCGGCTGCCAGGTGTTCCATATCTGCCAGGACCGTGCCCTCAGGCGCCAACAGGACTCGTTCCTGTGCCCCAACGGTAccatcttcaaccagcagtacctggtatgtgactggtggttcaacgtggactgtTCTCAAGCTGAGAGCTTCTACTCCGTCAACGAACTCATCGGAGTCGTTCCCGACGCCGGTTATGCTTATGCTGCCGCCACCAATGGTCTTGCCATTGGCAACGGCAACGGATatagaaatggaaagaaatgaaatggaaGTAAGAATGGCAAACGGTGTTCATAGTTTTATGGAAAACTTTTCTACAATGTtgtaaatatatctagatattaatcAATGTTCAGTTGATAACTGCCTGGCTCAAATTTGGAATCTTGGCTGTATTAGCCAAAGGCACCTGCACCGTATTTGAATaaacactatttttttcattgtatcttTACTATTGCCCTTAAGGTGGGAAcacgaaaaagaaagtaaataagtaGTTACACAGCCGACCACAATGGCGACCATGGCATGgcaatatctattttctattgaaaagaaaagaaatataaaattataagaaaaggGTTGAAATATGTTACTTCAACACTGATTGAGGGCATTGCAGAAAAATGCAGATGTGTTTGTTCAAACTAATCTGTCTCAaatcagacacaaacacacacacacacacacacacacacacacacacacacacacacacacacatatatatatatatatatatatatatatatatatatatatatatatacacatacatacacaaatatgtgtgcgtgtggtagaAACTCAGAAACGTTAAGAAGCTAACATTTCATGCTAGTAATCATGCATACCGTGGATAATCTTTTTCATTTACAAATTGCTTATTGTTCTTGAGCGCCTCGGAGTTAGTTTTTGATGGTCGACGTTTATTGAATGATGACATTTAGTTCGATGGATGATAAGAAAAGCCTGAAAATGATTGGTAAAGCCACTGTAatgttttttacattaaattaatCAGTTTTTTTAAAAGCCTGGGCAAGCAGAGACAGAGGAATTGGGTCAGTTTTTGGTTGGTTAAAAATTTCAGTGGGCAAACGAAAATGCCATCTTAAGAGAAAAAACCCTGTTTTTCGAAGAAATTTTAATGCCAATAATAGTTTTTAACAttacagaaaagagagatgaaaaaataaggcGATAGCCTACTTTCATTGGTTTCCACGCGGCTTCAAAAAACCTGAATTATGACTAGGTGAAATGCAACCCTCATTTTTACCACACATGCCTTGGACCTCAGTACCACATCTGCAAACAAAACGGAACAGTATTTCTTGAGAAAAACCTCATTTTAGCCTGGAttaacaccaccacaaccaccacacaacacacacccacacaccaaccaccacaccccacccacacacacacccaccaacaacacacccatacacaacaccacacccaccacgcacgcacgccgcacgccacgcacgcacgcaacgcacgcaccgccacacatatgcatacacacatatatatttatatattgtgtataatacatctctctgtctatttaaatatgtgttgtatggggtggggaggtggtgtTTTCCGAATGAAATAGATTGTCCATGCAAGTacctgccgtaaaaaaaaaaaaaaaaaaaaaaaaaaaaaaaaaaaaaaaaacatgattttcgTCGCCTAAAATCGAACGTAAAGGTAAATTCTGAATCATAATCAACGCGGCAGTCGCAAAATCATCCACAAGGGCAGCGGTTTTCCACAAAACTTTTCCAGGCACTGGAAATCTCCATCCAGGGCTATGAACCGGCGTCCTGCCCCACGGCCCCCGCTGCCACCGTCGCTTTTTTCCACCACCACGTCGACCCGCGCGGTTTTTTTTATACAGGGCagcatttttctttattatttaaacCCATTTCTACCCAGCTTTTTTCATATTTGCCCACCCTTTTTTCCGCTCAGTATTGTTTTTCCATGTTGTCCTCTAAACCTAAGTAGGCCCGAAAACAGTCATGGCAGATTACTCATGTGGGACATGGAACAGATGAGTTTTGATCTTGGACTTGTCCCACTGTTGTTCCACAGTCCAGGGAAACGGAAAGTGTAGCTCTAATCCctgaccaaaaaaaacaacaaacctcttctaaaaatatctacaaaaatgtggcattttttttcattctaaaaaagtgtttgtattatttaattttttactccATCAACCAGTactagaaaaggcatgaatgagaatgaatatcttcacaatacaagagatgtatttgaccggtttcgattgtgtcttcgtcagaaatactatttctgacgaagacacaatcgaaaccggtcaaatacatcgcatgtattgtgaagatattaattcacattcataccttttctacatctgtcattATGAATACGGTTCGTCAACCAGTACATGTGCGACTATCTTTATATGACTTAGTTGATTCCTATTTTATCTGAATATCATCTTCCATCTGGTGTGACACATATTTCACATTAAGATATACAGCcactgtatttttatgtttttgtaattCGAAAGTAATTACCGACTATTGCTGGTGATTCTGTTCTGATAACTTGTGAAGAAATGTTATCATACTAAGTAAGATTATTCCATACAATTTGGATAATCTCTATACATAtaacccactatatatatagatagatagtttgatagatatagatatatagatatgtgtgaatatatatatatatatatgtatgcatgtacacacacacacgaacgcacgcacgcacacacacacacacacacacacacacacacacacacacacacacacacacacacacacacacacacacacacacacatgcacaaacacatacactgacacacatacacacacacacacgtatatatatatatatatatatatatatatatatatatatatatatatatatatatatataattttcctttctagACGAAAATCATACAAAACTATGATAAAGTACATATCATTTacgtatatgcaaatacacatgtTTATTTTGTAAGAATAGCGAATTCCTCCTCGATTCCTGAAAAATTAGATTGAATTAGCTTAGCGTGACATATATCACACCCAATTTTGTGCAAACTATAATACTTAGAATGATGTAAGTCTGTCACGCTTCAAGTTTTCGAGAAAAAATAGGGCTGAAATTAGTTCATCTTGGGGCCGTTTAGACATACTtgccacatacatacaacacaattaCTGCATTAAACAAAATCAGCACCTCATATGGAATATAATTCGTAATTACATATAATAGAAATTCatataacgaataataaaaaCTCTTTTTACATATACTACAAATTCACACTgcacataatataaaatcaaattacgtataattatatatatatacatacaattactgTATTAATGCGTCTCTGTTGTGTCTAGCAGTAAACAGACATACCTATGGCTGAATTTTACCAACGGCTGCCAATGATTTATCAAAGATAGACAAATCTGTATTTTATTTACAAGTTACCATTAGATACCTCAATAGAAACCAATTAATACGTGACTAAATGTGCATAGATACAGTAATGCTTATCTTTTATTAATGTCTTTCCTGTATCTCAGACATTTTTCATTTGACGGTGAAATTTATGCTAAATTTCGATGCCATTTCAGATCTTGTGCAATCAAGATCCACTCTTTCATCAGGATTACAGACTCACTGCATTTCCCACAGACGCTCACGAAGGTCAGTGGGAGGAGCTGTGCCTCGGTCAGTGGACATATAAGGCTGACTAACAACATTTCAGCAACAGTTCGCAGTCTCTCGATACTAGATTCCTCTGAACAATGCATTCTCTTGTCTTGTCTGGTGAGTGTGATTTTTGGATATCAATATGGCAACAAATCCAATCACAGTAAATAACTGTACTTACGATCATTATGCATATTGAATATCAGACTTATTATTACTGCacctattattttcttcttatcactGCCATTCTTCCTTTTCACTAGTTTTGTTGTCATTATGTTATAACAATACTATCAACAATACTAACTAGttgatttacttttgttttcaacAGCTGTTCTCTGCGTCGTTGTGGCGGACACTCACAATGGCTTCGGGGGGCCTTCTCTCAGCAACAGTTATGCGCCCCCAAGTAACACATATGGCACGCCCAACGGCGCCTACGGAGTAGACCCTGAGATTGCCGCTTTGGCTGAGAATATTCCTGGGGGCGGTGTCCCCGGCGAGGACTACCCCATCTTGGCTTCTGTGCCCGACACCGGCTTCTCGTGTGATGCCCAGGCGGTGCAAGGTTATTACGCTGACACTGCGCCTGAAGCCGGATGCCAGGTGTTCCATATCTGCCAGGACCGTGCCCTCAGGCGCCAGCAAGACTCCTTCCTGTGCCCCAACGGTAccatcttcaaccagcagtacctggtatgtgactggtggttcaacgtggactgtTCTCAAGCTGAAAGCTTCTACTCCGTCAACGAACTCATCGGAGTCGTTCCCGACGCCGGTTATGCTTATGCTGCCGCCACCAATGGTCTTGCCATCGGCAACGGCAACGGGTATGGAAATAggaaatgaatgatgatagaaatggcAAATCCTTTTTAAGAAATTTTGCAATGGCATTGCAGATATGATTAGATAATCTTTCTGTAATTAACCGACTGGCTTCATAATTATTTACTTCACAGTTAAGCATAATTGCTGCATATGTCTgatttgtatatcacgtatttaTTCCCAATATTTATTCAGGAATTAAAATGAAGACTTTGAAGAAATATGCGTTTTACACTTCTTATACCTAGGAGGGTAGAGCATGAGTACGAGCGAATGGATACTAAACTGATTCCTCTTAAACAACAGTCTCCGAGATTTTGCACAGCATGAGCATTTTTTGGTATGTGAATCCGGTGAATGATATATTCATTGCCTCATGAAGCGGCCACTTGAGCCTTAATTAACAAACTCGCCCTTGTCACACGCCCGTTATAGCTGCGCTGTAGAAGGCTAGTTTTTCATGGGGTTGTAGGTTGCAGGAGAGAATAGGTATTtacttaattgaaaaaaaaaaaaaacgattgttaTAATGCTACTCTATGGTTATGCTAATCAAttaccttctatttatttattggtttatttatttgttgtttatttttactaaattctCTTTGAGGTTGAAACGACTTACAACCAAttgaagtagtttttttttctgaaatacgtatgagtatatatacatacatatccattcaTAGCGTATGTATGTGCACtctcacgcgtgtgtgtgtatgggggggagaGGGTCTGTGACTGTGTCATCACATGTTGCATTTTCGGAGGCGCACTTAAGGACCAATCTCCAACcacatgtttatttaaaaaaagaaagtcttTTTTTCAGATAGCTAGATACTGTGAATCGCAAGCCTGTGTTGGAACGTGAAGCACCCTGTGGTAGACACTGTATGGTTGAGTGGCTTTACCTAAATAGTTATTAGTGAAAAGTGTTTTGTGAATCTTACCggcttaaaagagagagaaaaaaaggaaaaaaaatatcgccCTAGGAATAATAGTaccatcataattaataatattatcattatttttaccaagcTACTTTTCTCCCGATAACAGACTTTTCACTCACTTTTTGCATAACAAAGAAAGCATCTAAATATAACCAGAGATGAGGTAACCATATGCTGCAGAATCATGCATTAGGTTATTTCATTTTgtaatatttctaaaaatttccTTGTCTTCAATTATTCATTGATTTTGGTGTTCACTCTggaatagatgtgtatgtgtatatata
It encodes the following:
- the LOC119580418 gene encoding uncharacterized protein LOC119580418 isoform X2, producing the protein MASEATATASERFYPSNGYAPPSNIYDILNGAYRIDPEIGALAGNIPGGGVPGEDYPILASVPDTGFSCDAQAVQGYYADTAPEAGCQVFHICQDRALRRQQDSFLCPNGTIFNQQYLVCDWWFNVDCSQAESFYSVNELIGVVPDAGYAYAAATNGLAIGNGNGYRNGKK
- the LOC119580418 gene encoding uncharacterized protein LOC119580418 isoform X1, with protein sequence MHSLVLSAVLCVVVADTHNGFGGPSLSNSYAPPSNTYGTPNGAYGVDPEIAALAENIPGGGVPGEDYPILASVPDTGFSCDAQAVQGYYADTAPEAGCQVFHICQDRALRRQQDSFLCPNGTIFNQQYLVCDWWFNVDCSQAESFYSVNELIGVVPDAGYAYAAATNGLAIGNGNGYGNRK